The region AGGTTCTTAATCAATGTAATAAACCCagaagagggggagggggtatCAAAATTATCCCGTGTCAGTACCAGCCAGCAAGCTTAATCGGCATAGCTACGGTACGAGTATAACCCGTTGGCCAAGTGGCGTGGCTGATTCCGCGTTATTAAGACAAACCTGCACGAATCCCCATGAAGATCGAGGATTCCCTCCCACCCCCATCCAACCCCGCGGTGAAAAGACAGCGAGCGCCAGGCCATCCGCGTCAAGGGTTCCAAGGACGCTTCGCGTGAGGTAGGTCGCACACGGCGTCGACGAGATCTCGAGCGCAGCGTCGGGACTGCAGCAGGCAGGGGGCTAAAACTACGGCGCAAACTCGGGGATCGCACCcggtatatacctatgtatatacgtatgtttgCCAGATGGGTCGTCGGGTGGGATGCTGCGAGCCGAGCAGAATCAGTCAGTGGAGTTTGGTCGCCGCTTCGGGCGCCGCGACGCTCCTTCAAGGCGGGAAGTCTAAATTTACCGTCTCGCCCCTCAACGGTACGAATCGTGATTCACGCACCCGTTCAACGTTTACGTTCAGCAATTATTTCCACGAGCGGTTATGAGTCCGTTGAAGAGTCATCGCGTGTCAGAGACCGAGGTCGAAAAGCTCGGAACCTCGTCGTCGATCGCAGGATAGAAAAGTGGGAATGATAAAGAAAAGCTTACCATCGGTTCACGGTGCATGgcctgtttctttttctcgactCGGAGGTTGCCGGGAGGCGAAGGAAACTTTTGGGATAAATATAGTTCAACGAAAAGATGGAAATACGGTACCAGAAGCAACGCTGAGGTCGTCGAGGAATCGTCTGGAATAAATCGTTGGGTAAAAGTTAAACGAAAAGTTCCGAGCCGTGTTTAGTTGCCCTTGGTAAAAAACAGGCCCAGCCCGCTGAATTTACTGTGCAATGGACGTTCGTGGTACTTTGAACGTGAACGTTTATAGATGAATTTTCGCTATAGTTGCGAGGAACGAAAGTTTTCTAGATATACGGTTGAATATCGCagagaaaatagaaaaccGTGTGTTAATTGTTGGTGAAATGGTTTCCAACCGTTCAAGTTGACGGTAATTATTACCAATTTGTCGCTGCAATTATCTTCATCTGTCGAACTATTTAACCCGCTGTGTTGGTACGGACTTCTTCCAACTTTCCCAGTGTCGACGTTAAACGAAAGTAATCAAAAACACGATTGCGGAATCCTTTGTTACGAGCTTCCTGCATTTGTTCAGGATAAATTAAGGCTGCCCCTACTGGCGCTGACTCGCCGAGTACGGTGAGCTTTTGTAACAACGTCTTCGCCCTGCGTACAAAGACACAAGTCTACCATCCTCACGGAAGCCCGCACGGGATACAGTGAAGCGGCGATGTCCCTGCGGTTTCGTTAATCAAGGTGCTGCTGCGTCCGAGTGTGGATTCAACGAATGAGATGTCAGTGTTATGCGTAATTTGGGCGACGCTTTCGATCATCGCATCGGTGTTCGCCTGCTCTGGATTTTACCTGCCATATTGGATACAGGTATGTATCAGTGAGAAATTTCTGGTGAATGTGTGCTTTTGTATGAATCGGATAGAgctaatttctttttcgaaaGCTTCGATTGAATCGATGAAACACTTggtgtttgaaattaatgatTCCAAATAAATGGTGTCAGGCATTACATGCACCTTTActgaccaaaaaatttgattactgAATAGACGGTTGAAGAAAATGAGTTTCATCCGTTAGTAATTCTACGAAGAAACGAAGCTCAGGTTTTCAGTTACAAAAATAGCAAACTAAACGGATATCACACTATGAGCGGATGTGAGTTggaatgaaatgtgaaaaagaattgttACTTTCACATAATACTTTTCAACCAAAGCTTTGACCGTAAATGTACGACGAAATGCAGTACAGAGGGATTTTTCACGCACAACAGATGTTACTCAGAATTAATGCATCTCTGTCTGAAAAGGTTTGATGCTGCGGAGAATCGTTATTCATAAAGTTGAAACATAAATGTAATATTCCCAAGTCGAATAATTCATGAATGTACTGTCCACAAGTAAAAAACAGTAACTGCTGCAGTACGGTTGTAATAATTTGAACGCCAACTGATCAGGTATAAAAAGGAAATGGACGCATTTCGTGGCAAAGCTTTTAGAGATACACGTGGCCATATGCATACGCATGTTACGTAACTTACATGTATACGCATATACGTAGATGTTGGAGCTGTTTGAATTGCTCCAAAACATCTCTTCCGCAGTTAATAATTCGAAAGGAAATGTAGATTGTACCGACAAACCGTGGCGTATGAAACTTTGAACCAGTATTCCACTCTAGTTTAAAATGCAACGAACGAATTCCACGTGTTTACGTTTACCTTATTTGCTATAACAGTTGAAGACAAAATGTCAACGTAAATTACAATCGTATAGTAACCCCTGATGGGAAGTCGCAAGCTGCGAATGAAAAACTGGTCAttggagagaaggagaaaaaaaataaacataaccCCTAACTGAGAGGTGCCATCTGATTAAATCTGTTCGCACAACAACTATAACTGCACACTGCGCGGCAggattttattcaacaattcgAAATGGAATGCATTACCCGGATtaaaagaaagagaggaaaaaaacatttgccGCCACACTTCGGGCAGTGCACTGGCTTTTGTGCCAACCGGATTCCATTGCGGTACATTCTCATCTGCGAGTAATTAATTCCATCAGTTACAGATTAGCGGGTATAGTGTACACCGTCATTCTATTacgcttttctttttcatccgtTACACTGATTACGCTCTCCAGATAATACTTCGGAAGGGTTGGTAATTTTATTCCCATCCTTTTTCCAATATGCGAACGCGATTCGTGCTggggtgaaaattgaaatacggGAGTCTCGTGATAGTCTgttaaaataatgaattcttATATTGACGCACGCTTTATACGCATCTCGATACTAAATGACAGgctataattatttatcgttaATAATTACGGCTCCGCATAATCAGATACTAAAACATTACCGAAATTCACCGAGCACCGTAATTCTGATTAATATTGCTTCAGAAATTACCATTTGCGCGCAACGGGATTAAACCTGCACGCATGGTGCGTCTCTGTTAGACGAGAAAATATCGATGCATAATAATTTCGCATCGTGCCGCGCAGTTACAGCCAAACCGTAGGTACAGGGTTGGTTGATTATTACGATGGCACTAAACTCATCACCAGCTGGACAGAATCAGTATCAAAAAATGTACATTCATAGTCTTCGGAAATGTATAGATCCAATATATTGGATGGCGAGAGACACGTAGATGCAATAACGTAACATGGTGTTATAGATTTTATGACACCATATCCGCTGCAATGTTGCCAAGTTGCAATAGTCACCGGGTATTTTGCAGTTTTGTATAGAATTCGTCCATAATTATTGCTGTTGGTGCAATTACTCCAATTGTTGTACGACGTTTTCGTATTCGTACCACCCAACATCTACCGTTGCATTCAATCGAAAGGGAATATAAACTTGTTCACTGAGATTCATGGTCATGCAAATCAAACGCAAAAGGTAGTTGATTCTCTACGTCTAACGGAATGTTGATAAATTTATGCACGTTGGTAGAAATTTGATCGTCTTACAAGCTTGCAGTCGTCATTCTTTCGCGTCGAAGTTACAAACATACGTGCGACTCTCGTGCACTGCCTCTCGTTTTACAAAGTACCTGCAGCCGGATGAGTAAGCTCGGTCTATCGAATCAGCATTGCTTACTTTCCGTCGCGCATCAAATCTCATGGGAGGGAAAATACTCCCTGTTTCCCGAGCGAAGGAAGTTGCGAGACACCGGCATTGCTTGAAAGACTAAATTTAGCTACTCGTCCCCCTCTCCCCACGTCGAAGCCTCTGCAGACCACGGGTATaaggtaattatttttcgacctTGTCGTGTGTTTCAGGGAAGGCTTTTGGGAAAAGCTGACGCATATTTCAGCTCCTTTCGACGATGTAATTATCCCAGGCTCCGTGCACCAAACGCCGCTCCGGAGATAGTCTACGAGTGCGCAAGATACTCCAGGTATTTTAACCTTCCTTATCCCGTACAGACAGAGATGCAAGTCCTCTCGGCCTCACCTTATACACAGCCCACACGAGAAATGGTTAACCGAAACTACCCCTAACTCTAGTATATAACCATCAGCGCACTCTGTTCCAAAGCTCCTTTAAACCATAAGCCTCTTTCAAGTTTGTTGAGGCTAGCGCATATCCTTGGCCGACCAGGATAGTAGGATGCGGTTGGATAATGGAAAATGATGGAGACCGTGATTTCCAGGCAGAACCGCCTCGACGCTTGAATATACTtggctttgaaattttttcaatttttttttttttttaacccacTTCTCTTCATTTCTTACCCTCGGATGAAAAACGtggtgaataatgtaaaaacTTTATTCCAACAAAGAGGGTTGAATCAACTCGCGCCTTTGTCAACGCGTCATTTCAGGTTCATTCGAGTAATGACCCGTGCTTAATCCGGCTTATGGCGTCAGGAAATTTAGCTTGCTTGTCAAAGAGGTCAGCGACGATCGACTAGTCGAACAAATGGAACAGTGAGCAGACCAGCCGTTCTGACATGACGCTGCGACTCTTGGGGGTATTCTAAAAGTagccacacacacacacacacacacacacacacacacacacaggcaGGCCAAGGCGTAGACTAGAGAAAGAAACACGATGACGGGCATCGGTCGAATTAGTTCCGCGATAATCGTCCGCCGTTGTTTCCAACAAGCTATACGTATTGAGATTCCTTTAGGCTTATAATTCGAGGGATGGCTGCTGATCCGGTAACGGCCTGATTCCAAAATTGTAGTTTCAAATGAGCGTGACATATCTTTTAGCGGATTTATGACTCCACGAACCATTCCCATGGTTTTATGTTACACGCGATTTCTTCGAGCTCAGTCTATACCGTATATGTAGAATTTCGGAATTCTGTCGCCTTATTTAAACCCTGCAAAGAGCCTCGGAGAAGAATATTTGTACACTGTATCCACCGTCCATCCAGCAGAAAAGCAGTATGAATTATTCATCCATAAAAATCTTTATAAAATGACGTAAAAAAAGCATTGGTTAGATtgaagttgaaatttgaaccGATTTGCatccgagtattgttttccGTTGCTCTGTTTCTCCGTCACGTACTTTGCGAGACAATAAAAATTCGTCGTTGAAGTAATATCGATGACGCGAACAATAGTAAAACTGAAATAAATCTCCGACAAGACTATCCAAATGTACATGATGTATGCTTGTGAAATAAAGTTTCTTGAAAAAGATTTCAACGCCGGCTTGTAAGTACTCAACTTGACGAATACCGTTGTATTATTCACTCACGAAGAGAAATTGCCACGGAATTGCCCTCATGCATAGGTACGTCAAGTTGAAAGAAGTCGTTTTAAAGCAACGCCGTGAATAAGGGTCTGAACTGATTCAGAGGTCCTCGAGTCAGCCATCCCCTGAATTATTTTCCTAGGACGATGTTTCCCCCTCTTGGTCATTAGATACGCCGGCGTGACGTATAAACAATGATCGTCACAAGAACGTGGTTAATTAAAAGGTCGGGAGATCTTCGCatccttaattttttcctcgacCTCCTCGACTTAATCCTCGGACTGCACGATCGAAACATAATACTCATGCATACCCGATTGCATCCATTGGCGCGTGCAGTTTTTGGGACATACCCAGCGCCTGGTGGCAGGCCAGCACTGTGACGATAGGGGTTGGAGTGGCTCTGGCGGTGATCACAACGCTGACTCTCCTCGCGGCAGCTTCTTCGTTCCTGCCGCATATCCTGAGGATGACAAGGCCGACACGAGCCTTGGGATCCTTGCAGCTTCTAGCGGGTGAGTACCTGTCCCCAATAATTTGTAGACGTAACAACGTATAATGTATTACGGGATCTATACAGAGGTATACGGCACAGGACGATCACCGCTTGCGAGTTCATGTGCGGGATGTAAACTTGTAACTTGGTTACTTGGTTACTCGGTTCGCGTATCTAATTTCAATATAAGCGGATCACGGCATGACGTGCCGTATACCCGCCTTAATCGAAGTAAACAAGTTGGCGAGAGAACTGCGAGTCAACGATAAGCGGTTCCAAAGTCAAGTAGTCTTCAGAGCATTAACTCTAGACCCGAGTTTCCAAGTGATTTGCATTCCGAAAATATGCCCAAAATAACCGCCCTTGCCAACGTGatgacaacaacaacgaccacgacgacgacgatgacgacgacggCCTGGAACCAACGACGCGTAAATGTATGATTACCGTGTTACAGCCGTGATGATGTGCGGCGGGATCGTAATGTACCCAGTCGGGTGGGACAACCGGGAGGTCAGAGAATCGTGCGGCAATGGTGCCAACGTCTATAACTTAGGTGAGTTTACACGCACGCCGTCACGATGGTGACGACGCCGAAAATGTTGCACACTGCAGTAAAACCGTGCGTTGCTGTCCGGTCCAGGATCACAACGGAGGTCGTATCGAGTCCGTCTATCCGCGTGTCTTTTACGCTCGCTTTGCACAACAGtcgtgaaaatatattttcccCGTTGCATGCGGGTGTATGGAAATGGGAACCCGCGGACTGACAGTTTTCCATTGTGTCAGCCAGGCAGTCGCCCGGAGGAGAAGGGGCGAGACCCTTGGTTATCCTCCTGCGGGGATTACGACGAGGCGTCGTCTCCTCGACCCGGCAGCTCCCGGCTTATACGACGATCCTCTGTTTCAGGAAAGTGCTCGGTGTCGTGGTCCGCGCACTTGCTGCTCGGCTCGGTCGCCCTGCTGCTCCTCTGCTTCGGCCTGAGCTTTTGCGCGGCGAGGCACAAGCCCTCGCACCCTCACCCCCTGCGCATTTGACAATCAAGATACTCCCAGTCCATCCACGCCTACGCCCAGCCCCCCGAGACCGAAGTCAAGGACACCAGCCTCTCCTTCGTCACGATTTGTTAatcggcaatttttttcagggaTGAACCGTGTCCTCCGCCCGATATCGAAGCGATCTCGATGCGTTATCGACGTCGATGATCGTTGGGTGTTCGCAAGCGCGTCGCAGGATATTTCACGGTACTCCTTAGCGCGGATAATGGATGCGAACACGACCCCTGATCCTCTGGCGGAGTTAGCAACTGTGCATGTCCCTGTTACGTGCAGGGCTGCTAGGGTAGTTTCCGAGGCTGGGTAGTAGTTCCTGCAAGCTATCGGTGCAGTCAACCTTAAGGCTTCTTAACGAGGATCAAGTACCAGCTTTATCGTTCAACTAAAGATTAGTGGGCAACGGTAACCGTAAACTTGTTACACACATGGAGTACACGTGCATCGCGCGGACCGTTAACCACGACGAATATTTTTGCACACACCACCGGAGCCCTGGGCTCATTCAACGATTAATTAATAGCGCCTCCTTCCTTCACCCCCTCACGTTTTAATccgacaataaattattactcaCGTGTACGCATTATACCCATAATGCGTGTTGTACGATAGGTATATACTCCGGCCTTTAGAATATCCGCTCCACCTTCACCTCGGCTCAAAGGATCCAATATCCCTCTAATTTGTAAATCCAATCGATTCTCGGCTCCCCAGTTCTCCACCGTTTTCCCAACGCTTCCATTATCCGCAGGTACGATTCGACGGGAAGACATCTTCTCTCGACCCTCCGAAGCCCCGCGAGCGGATAATTTACAAATGGAAGGAGCCCTGGTAATCAATCTATAACAAAGCAGTACCAATTACTCTTTCACTCGGATCTTCGATACGTCCTGTTGAATATCAATTCGGAATATGTGCTTTATTAACGAATTACGCAGTTTCGTGTACCTGCACGATGGCTATTTCAGAGCGTTACAATTGTATCTAATTCTCGGTACATTTGAACACCAATTAATTGATAATCAGACCGGGGCGTAATCGAGTAGGTCACTACTAATTGTTTGGCTCGTAATACACGCCACTACGTATAAACACAAAAATAGATTTCCGAAAAACTCACGAAGGGCCGGGTATTAATCGCCTGCTTATCGATCAATCATTCAACACTCTAACATTCGAAGAAATTGTACGATCGAGCAGCCGGACAAAAGGTATACTAAAGAAGCCAATCGAATATCAATTATCATCGTTTTGTGTGCGTAACTCCGTATTGCTGATGCTTGACAGGTATCAGATTTCTCGCGTATATCACCTACCTATATGATCCACTTCAAGCTGCTAATGGAAAGGATATCGAATCGTCCTTTCATATGCTTGCTCGAACACATACGTTTACCAACAGAATTcgtaaaattatcattttcctACGACACGAGTAAGACTGAACTACCAATCGTTATTAATTATGAATGGAGAATTGGAGAGGCTATGACAATTGAATGATTCCAGACACATGGatgactagaaaaattgaattgaattaataCGTGGCAAGACTGTAAAAGACGTTGAAGCATCTGTCATTGTGTACGAGCGTTTACGCGAGGCTGTCTTCTTCCTCGGAATGAAAACCTTCTACACGACTTTTAATTAGTTGATGAATCGTCAACCAATCGGGTTAATACGTGCAAGTCTTTTGTACActaaaacgataaaattttatgttaaaataatattcatttaagTTTTAGATGATTAAAcgagcagaaaaaaataaataaaagcacgttaataaatattatacatgtacatactataatatgataaataagattgaagtttaaaaataataaaaatacagcAGAACAAGTGTTCTGCCGGACTGTCGTTGAGTATAAAATTTGGTTACTTGTAAATAAACTGATAATGATTACTAAGGCAAAAAATAACTGTACGTAGTTCAGTGTAATATACAACATATTgtgggtgaattttttcaaataattcagaaaAAGTAAACTGCAGATTGTATCAAGAGCCAAAAGTAACTATAAATGTGCCAACTCatgcgtatatatgtatatatagaaatTTACAAGCATGactgttatatttttatccctTTGATGTGATCTTACTTTGATACCACCTAGCAGCTCTGATCAGGTTACCACTTTTTTCGAgaaacgtatatatacgtataactcgGTCAAAGGGGTTTCAATATTTAGGACCTTTTTCAAAGGAAGCTCGCGTATCTTTTATCCGACTTGGACGTATCTACGTACCTGCTCGTATGCTCGACAGGGTGAAATGAATTCCCTAATACCTCAACTTAACGTTCTAGAACTGCAGGGTTGAAAATATTACCTACCTGTTATTCGATTGCGTATAGAACCAGCCGCTCAATTCGGTTTATGAAGATTTCATCTTCGTTTCTCACTTTCATGCAAATATgacaaaaaacaattctctaACTATTTCTACACAGTGAGCAGCCTTgccatttttattctcatacgAACAAACTTGACGAATCGCAACGGGGGAATTTGGTACGGTTGGAAAGAATCTGTTGAATCGAAACACAATTTGATAAACCGTCAGTCGCGTTCCACCTACACACTGTTTAAATCCTTTTTCTATCACCAGCGCGCCCCATTAccataaatttcaaatgatacTTTTACAATTCCGGTACAACGTCCGCAAGCCTCGAACAATTTTGCTGCAGGGTTTTATTATCACCGTGCCGACGTGCTCTATCGAATGAAATTCCAGAATGACAATTAAATTTACGTGCATAGgcagtaaaattttattcaaccaaATTATTTGGCAGGAAAAAATAACGCTACATTATTGATTTGGTGGGATTTTATGCTCGTGTCGTAGATTTGTCGTTAATTTGGTAAATTCTTAAAAGTGCATTCGGGTAAGCTATCCCTCATCgattttctttgttcaaaGGCAGGAATATTGCCGCGACCCAGTTACTGCAAAATTTAGATATCGACATGGGTACGTATTCTGGTTTAAACGCAACAGTCATGTGATGAGTCAGGGGCACGGTATCTCTGCCAGCATGTACCCAATTAGTACAATGATCGTCACACCGCGCTAACTGCCAAAACTGTTTGTTTGCAAAGGTAATCGAATAGATTCCACTGAAACTGCTAAATGCGTTCATCGCGCCACGCGTTCGGTCATATAATAGGTGGGTGGGATTGAAATTCCCAATTTAAAAAGTTACAAAAGTGCCAAATTCCTAAGTATTTTGTCGTGAAATTTGAAGTGAGGACATTAAACCATGAcaaaacatcaaagtttcgaatagtCCGAAACctgacgctcaaagttccgaaacttcgaaaatgagaaaattaaaaaatctgatcgaagattttcagttctatGAATTTCTGActtgttgaaatttcaccactttgatcttaaTTTGTTTCGGATTTCCTATATTTTTaagttcggaatcctg is a window of Neodiprion fabricii isolate iyNeoFabr1 chromosome 6, iyNeoFabr1.1, whole genome shotgun sequence DNA encoding:
- the LOC124184330 gene encoding LHFPL tetraspan subfamily member 6 protein-like isoform X2, whose amino-acid sequence is MSVLCVIWATLSIIASVFACSGFYLPYWIQGRLLGKADAYFSSFRRCNYPRLRAPNAAPEIVYECARYSSFWDIPSAWWQASTVTIGVGVALAVITTLTLLAAASSFLPHILRMTRPTRALGSLQLLAAVMMCGGIVMYPVGWDNREVRESCGNGANVYNLGKCSVSWSAHLLLGSVALLLLCFGLSFCAARHKPSHPHPLRI
- the LOC124184330 gene encoding LHFPL tetraspan subfamily member 6 protein-like isoform X1; amino-acid sequence: MSVLCVIWATLSIIASVFACSGFYLPYWIQGRLLGKADAYFSSFRRCNYPRLRAPNAAPEIVYECARYSSFWDIPSAWWQASTVTIGVGVALAVITTLTLLAAASSFLPHILRMTRPTRALGSLQLLAAVMMCGGIVMYPVGWDNREVRESCGNGANVYNLGMNRVLRPISKRSRCVIDVDDRWVFASASQDISRYSLARIMDANTTPDPLAELATVHVPVTCRAARVVSEAG
- the LOC124184330 gene encoding LHFPL tetraspan subfamily member 6 protein-like isoform X3, yielding MSVLCVIWATLSIIASVFACSGFYLPYWIQGRLLGKADAYFSSFRRCNYPRLRAPNAAPEIVYECARYSSFWDIPSAWWQASTVTIGVGVALAVITTLTLLAAASSFLPHILRMTRPTRALGSLQLLAGKCSVSWSAHLLLGSVALLLLCFGLSFCAARHKPSHPHPLRI